Proteins encoded within one genomic window of Leptospira stimsonii:
- a CDS encoding ankyrin repeat domain-containing protein, which yields MQEIFQAIAGGQKSKVIGLLKRDPSLFQSLTEEGITPVLFSIYYGKLDLSKEIFQISPNRNLFEAAALGDLEETKKRIVEFPEEINSLSKDGWSALHLASYFGHLEIVRALIDAGADLSLTSKSKMSFGNTALHSAIATGKREVVELLLEKGADVNAIQDPGKITPLHIAASRPGSIEIIHILLKKGADKTKLSDEEQTPYAIALEKGNEAEARELEIR from the coding sequence ATGCAGGAAATCTTTCAGGCGATAGCGGGCGGGCAAAAATCCAAAGTGATCGGTCTTTTGAAACGGGATCCGAGTCTGTTCCAAAGCCTTACGGAAGAAGGAATCACTCCGGTTTTATTTTCTATCTACTACGGTAAATTGGATCTTTCGAAAGAAATTTTTCAAATCAGTCCGAACCGAAATCTTTTTGAAGCGGCGGCGCTCGGAGATCTGGAAGAAACAAAAAAGAGAATCGTAGAATTTCCGGAAGAGATCAATTCGCTTTCCAAAGACGGTTGGTCCGCGTTGCATTTGGCTTCTTATTTCGGACATTTGGAGATTGTAAGGGCGTTGATCGACGCCGGAGCAGATCTAAGTCTGACTTCGAAGAGTAAGATGTCCTTCGGAAATACCGCATTGCATTCCGCGATCGCCACGGGTAAAAGGGAAGTCGTGGAACTTCTCCTCGAAAAAGGAGCCGACGTCAACGCGATCCAAGATCCTGGTAAAATTACTCCGCTTCATATCGCGGCGAGTCGTCCAGGTAGTATTGAAATCATTCATATCCTTTTGAAAAAAGGAGCGGACAAAACCAAACTCAGCGACGAGGAACAAACTCCGTACGCAATCGCATTAGAAAAAGGGAATGAAGCGGAAGCGAGAGAATTGGAGATCAGGTAA
- a CDS encoding LIC10421/LIC12816 family protein: MQVSILIDWKREFFRKIFYFLLVLVLFGFFTPAFSVSEEEEERLLEKALVESAVTPAQKLAVANYLRATAIAKRNRANELRELAKLSRGEKFLHAQARKEKLHRMAESLERQADRHEAALKELPTQNH; this comes from the coding sequence ATGCAAGTTTCAATTCTGATTGATTGGAAGAGGGAATTCTTTAGGAAGATTTTTTACTTTCTCCTCGTCCTCGTACTTTTCGGATTTTTTACCCCTGCGTTTTCCGTAAGTGAAGAGGAAGAGGAAAGACTTCTGGAAAAAGCGCTCGTGGAAAGTGCGGTAACACCCGCGCAAAAACTAGCCGTCGCCAATTATCTCAGAGCCACGGCGATCGCCAAAAGAAACAGAGCGAACGAACTCAGGGAACTTGCAAAACTTTCCAGAGGAGAAAAATTTCTCCACGCGCAAGCACGGAAGGAAAAGCTTCATCGAATGGCGGAATCTCTCGAACGTCAGGCCGATCGTCACGAAGCCGCTCTTAAAGAATTACCGACCCAAAACCACTGA
- the tmk gene encoding dTMP kinase, which yields MKKESPLFVVFEGIDGSGKSTLCRSITELLLKEGIPSASFTEPTNLETGKFLRKFLRGEIDLNREEQIEAFLSDREESLNQNILPALEEGKNVLLDRYMYSTAAYQSGPDFPPETILQKNLERNFRIPDLLFYLNLNPKVALERLSRRKEEKERFETLSQLEKIHSAYERILPGETIRIDAEKGPDQIANECLSILLKRIRNEES from the coding sequence ATGAAGAAAGAAAGTCCGCTCTTCGTAGTATTTGAAGGAATCGACGGAAGTGGAAAATCCACACTTTGCAGATCGATTACCGAACTTCTTCTCAAAGAAGGAATCCCCTCAGCTTCTTTTACGGAACCGACGAACTTAGAAACCGGAAAATTTTTGAGAAAGTTTTTAAGAGGAGAAATCGATCTCAATCGAGAAGAACAAATCGAAGCCTTTCTTTCGGACAGAGAAGAATCCTTAAATCAAAACATTCTTCCCGCATTGGAAGAAGGAAAAAACGTTCTTCTGGATCGATATATGTATTCTACCGCGGCGTATCAGAGCGGACCGGATTTTCCCCCCGAAACGATTCTACAAAAAAACTTAGAAAGAAATTTTAGAATTCCGGATCTTCTTTTTTATCTGAATCTAAATCCGAAAGTCGCTTTAGAAAGATTGAGTCGAAGAAAGGAAGAAAAGGAACGATTTGAAACTCTTTCCCAATTGGAAAAAATTCATTCCGCCTATGAGAGAATTCTTCCCGGGGAAACGATTCGTATCGACGCGGAAAAGGGGCCGGATCAAATCGCAAACGAATGTCTTTCTATTTTGTTGAAAAGAATTCGAAACGAAGAATCATAA
- a CDS encoding trypsin-like peptidase domain-containing protein, translating into MKNNFPDLGSFFFYFLFFGFFFQSCSFSSRNVSSSQSEETKIENPNSSKDRIKIHHIYEEVYPDSSESSVLITSEKNANPQIAHFKGTSKTLKKEVVLGSGIVINQLGYILTNEHVIRSYDKLNVKLKSGKLYEAQIIGLDKKLDLAILKVEVDHEIIPVEVLDSYSLQIVERAIQKYMKAKKAFKESRGLAAKKNVPVHIRH; encoded by the coding sequence ATGAAAAATAATTTTCCCGATCTCGGATCATTCTTCTTCTATTTTTTATTCTTTGGTTTCTTCTTCCAATCCTGCTCTTTCTCTTCTCGGAACGTCTCCTCTTCGCAGTCTGAGGAAACAAAAATTGAAAATCCGAATTCTTCCAAGGATCGAATCAAAATTCATCATATCTACGAAGAAGTGTATCCGGATTCCTCCGAGAGTTCGGTCTTGATCACTTCGGAGAAAAATGCGAATCCTCAGATCGCTCATTTTAAAGGAACTTCTAAAACGCTAAAAAAAGAGGTCGTCCTCGGAAGCGGAATCGTCATCAATCAGTTGGGTTATATTCTTACAAACGAGCACGTTATTCGCTCTTATGATAAACTCAACGTAAAACTCAAATCGGGAAAACTCTACGAAGCTCAGATCATCGGTTTGGATAAGAAGCTGGATCTCGCGATTTTAAAAGTGGAAGTCGATCACGAAATCATCCCTGTGGAAGTTCTGGATTCTTATTCTCTTCAGATTGTGGAGCGGGCGATTCAGAAATATATGAAAGCGAAAAAGGCATTCAAAGAGAGCAGGGGACTCGCGGCGAAAAAGAACGTTCCGGTTCACATAAGACACTGA
- a CDS encoding S1C family serine protease, whose protein sequence is MKNSEKLKYFAIVSISLLLGAFLSPVMFCGSNQNSPLFLSAKGDREPTPAARQAITIQQAFEEVYQTASPSVVSIATERTQNVPVHPFGDPFFDQFFGRGQGGGGRVMKQKQTGLGSGIILNTQGYILTNEHVVRSMDKLTVRLKTGKTYNAELVGSDATIDLALLKIKPDSEITPIELGDSSAVKVGDWAIAIGAPLGYEQSLTAGIVSAVGRAGIDNSGVHYLQTDAAINQGNSGGPLLDINGRVIGINRMIASQSGGSVGIGFAIPINEAKAIMEELKTTGKVKRPAQAWLGVGVDYLHEEDAKQLKISGGAVVVQIMNDSPADRAGIQLMDVITEISGTKINSPEDVVNTVKKNKVGDRINVTILRQGNVSRLSIQLKERPN, encoded by the coding sequence ATGAAAAACTCGGAAAAACTGAAGTATTTTGCGATCGTCAGCATCTCACTTCTCCTTGGAGCATTCTTATCTCCCGTGATGTTCTGCGGATCCAATCAGAACAGTCCTCTTTTCCTGAGCGCAAAGGGAGACAGAGAACCTACGCCGGCGGCTCGCCAGGCGATCACCATTCAACAAGCTTTTGAAGAAGTATACCAAACCGCTTCTCCAAGCGTTGTTTCCATCGCAACGGAAAGAACTCAGAACGTTCCCGTTCATCCCTTCGGTGATCCGTTCTTCGATCAGTTTTTCGGAAGAGGTCAAGGCGGCGGTGGAAGAGTGATGAAACAAAAACAGACCGGTCTCGGTTCTGGAATCATTCTCAACACACAAGGTTATATTCTTACGAACGAACACGTCGTTCGTTCCATGGATAAACTCACCGTTCGTTTGAAAACCGGTAAAACTTACAATGCGGAACTCGTCGGTTCCGATGCGACCATCGACTTGGCTCTTTTAAAAATCAAACCTGATTCCGAAATCACTCCGATCGAACTCGGAGATTCTTCCGCGGTGAAAGTGGGGGACTGGGCCATAGCGATCGGGGCTCCTCTCGGGTACGAACAATCACTCACCGCGGGAATCGTAAGCGCGGTCGGTCGTGCTGGAATCGATAACAGCGGTGTTCATTATCTTCAAACGGACGCGGCGATCAACCAAGGAAACTCAGGAGGACCGCTTCTCGACATCAACGGTCGTGTGATCGGAATCAATCGTATGATCGCTTCGCAAAGCGGCGGTTCGGTGGGAATCGGTTTTGCCATTCCGATCAACGAAGCGAAAGCGATCATGGAAGAATTGAAGACCACCGGAAAGGTGAAACGTCCCGCGCAAGCATGGCTCGGAGTCGGAGTCGACTACCTTCATGAAGAGGACGCAAAGCAGTTAAAAATCTCCGGCGGAGCGGTTGTCGTTCAGATCATGAATGATTCTCCGGCCGATCGTGCGGGAATTCAGTTGATGGACGTGATTACGGAAATTTCAGGGACAAAAATCAATTCTCCGGAAGACGTGGTCAACACGGTAAAGAAAAATAAGGTGGGAGATAGAATCAACGTTACGATCCTCCGTCAAGGAAACGTCTCGAGACTTTCCATTCAGCTTAAGGAAAGACCGAACTGA
- the ruvB gene encoding Holliday junction branch migration DNA helicase RuvB: MSKSHTLNPEEEFEEESGLRPSLLNEFIGQREVLNNLGVYVQAAKKRKKALDHVLISGPPGLGKTTLAGIISNELGTRLTITSAPVITKGADLARLLTSMGENEILFIDEIHTLHKKLEEILYPAMENYMIDLVIGEGVTAQMVQIPLKPFTLVGATTRSGLISEPLKSRFGIQLRLDYYSDEEMKEIVLRSSKILNVAIDDDAALEIGKRSRKTPRIANHLLKRIRDFSEVDGHSTVKKDLCIKAFDKMGIDDLGLDAMDRQILGCMIDRYKGGPVGLKAIAVVVGEEEKTIEDTYESFMVRIGLINRTPAGRVATEKAYQQLKRMGDFPGNHEQDPTLF, from the coding sequence TTGTCCAAATCCCATACCCTCAATCCGGAAGAAGAATTTGAAGAAGAGTCGGGTCTACGCCCGTCTCTTCTTAACGAATTTATAGGACAAAGAGAAGTTTTAAACAATCTCGGAGTCTACGTCCAAGCCGCGAAAAAAAGAAAAAAGGCACTTGATCATGTTCTTATCTCCGGTCCGCCCGGACTTGGAAAAACCACTCTTGCCGGAATCATCTCCAACGAACTCGGAACCAGACTTACGATCACTTCCGCGCCGGTGATCACAAAAGGCGCCGATCTCGCGCGTCTTCTCACGAGTATGGGTGAGAATGAGATTCTTTTTATAGACGAGATTCATACGCTTCACAAAAAGCTCGAAGAAATTCTCTATCCAGCAATGGAGAATTATATGATCGACCTTGTCATCGGAGAAGGTGTGACCGCCCAGATGGTCCAAATTCCTCTCAAACCTTTTACCTTGGTCGGAGCTACGACCCGAAGCGGTCTTATCAGCGAACCTCTCAAGAGTCGTTTTGGAATTCAACTTCGTTTGGATTACTACAGTGATGAGGAGATGAAGGAAATCGTTCTCCGCTCCTCTAAAATTTTGAACGTTGCGATCGACGACGATGCGGCGCTGGAAATCGGAAAACGTTCTCGGAAAACTCCTCGAATTGCAAATCATCTTTTGAAACGAATCCGAGACTTTAGCGAGGTCGACGGTCATTCTACCGTTAAAAAGGATCTTTGTATAAAGGCTTTTGATAAGATGGGGATTGACGACCTGGGACTGGATGCTATGGATAGACAGATCCTTGGTTGTATGATTGATCGTTATAAAGGCGGCCCCGTGGGTTTAAAGGCGATCGCGGTCGTAGTCGGAGAAGAGGAAAAAACCATCGAAGACACGTACGAATCTTTTATGGTAAGAATTGGACTCATCAATCGAACGCCCGCAGGAAGAGTGGCGACCGAGAAGGCGTATCAACAATTGAAGCGGATGGGAGACTTTCCCGGAAATCATGAACAAGACCCGACTTTATTCTGA
- a CDS encoding TonB-dependent receptor produces MNKTRLYSEYSGIPEDDKRLIYAAFLVLALASFFTAHLLTRNMLWKILGSEPMVKMESNEEKEKIYEVLLEQDFVDKHIKDEYKALSNVDAAGAGGITKKEGFHSASPFREFVMGSVARRNSEAQKQQSLEKNDEKAFEVGIYKIDPVQTSNTDNTKQSTQTYGRMTKIPFNYRFEQDFLFRWDGSQALSIPRKKLAGYEYFKRMLKQIEGSFAPPGGGNFAYRDMAGTVIRAGISPGQVKVQFLLSDSGQVLDTRLISTQGQDIVGQACVDSIRGQNFGKVPEEVKAQGMIFGINFIFPEIRSR; encoded by the coding sequence ATGAACAAGACCCGACTTTATTCTGAATATTCCGGAATTCCCGAAGATGATAAAAGGTTGATCTACGCGGCCTTTTTGGTCCTTGCGCTTGCGTCTTTTTTCACCGCTCATTTACTCACACGCAATATGCTCTGGAAAATTCTCGGAAGCGAACCCATGGTTAAAATGGAAAGCAACGAGGAAAAAGAAAAAATCTACGAAGTCCTTCTAGAACAAGACTTCGTCGACAAACATATCAAAGACGAATACAAAGCCCTTTCCAATGTGGACGCGGCCGGCGCCGGCGGGATTACCAAAAAAGAAGGCTTTCACTCCGCGAGTCCGTTTCGCGAATTCGTGATGGGAAGCGTTGCAAGAAGAAACTCCGAAGCACAGAAACAGCAGTCTCTCGAAAAAAACGACGAGAAGGCATTTGAGGTCGGAATTTATAAGATCGATCCGGTGCAAACGTCTAACACCGATAATACGAAACAAAGCACTCAAACCTACGGAAGGATGACGAAAATTCCATTCAACTACCGTTTCGAACAGGATTTTCTTTTTCGTTGGGACGGAAGCCAGGCCCTCTCCATTCCCAGAAAAAAACTCGCCGGTTACGAATATTTTAAACGAATGCTAAAACAAATCGAAGGAAGTTTTGCTCCTCCCGGAGGAGGGAACTTCGCGTATCGAGATATGGCGGGAACCGTGATCCGAGCCGGTATTTCCCCCGGTCAGGTAAAGGTTCAATTTTTGTTAAGCGACAGCGGTCAGGTATTGGATACGAGATTGATTTCTACACAAGGGCAGGATATCGTAGGTCAGGCTTGTGTGGATTCCATTCGAGGTCAGAATTTCGGAAAAGTTCCCGAAGAAGTGAAAGCGCAAGGAATGATCTTCGGCATCAACTTCATCTTTCCGGAAATAAGAAGCCGTTAA
- a CDS encoding sensor histidine kinase, with product MKQIVYSIFIIFLILTIRCSPAISSKERPKAQKGTIDLRNFNLNEENTTLDGDWEFYWNELPQSNRSLSSNPLYERVPGIWRDYDPSYTWKGYATYRLHVLCDWNRPNLKIRIPRLPGVYDVYFDDHKVYSNGLTGTDAIDTVFLAHPLITNVVVPSGDFWITVVVSNFKGNHLKGGIRNSFRIGNGNSIDLEERKEEWMEIILISVICAFGIYHIVFFFAYRKDPVPLHFAAFCFLVSLYTFITSGIQYMALPSLSLDLRIRIEFFCEVTFFPTVYLILRRMFPLEFETKWIRFAIASTLLFSIGILTLDENNLVRLYSVFLYAPPIYAVFILVPTIAAFRNKEPRAKTILITGLVLVFTMINDVLYGLFEVYVLFPYSFPLGLVAFVALNSYIISSRFTEDLEKAKEFAQLQIKYNEQLKLQAEERTRIASDIHDTIGSELTAILFELESKNKEDSTLKKLKTEMTQLISNVRDIVFLMHHTGTHTELVEDVMTRYAERIQGTGSIQVKTEIKEVSDVLRLDQCLHVQKIFLELMSNILRHSEAKNIQILWNKDGKRLRLRIVDDGKKFETKSDEMTGIGLNNIQMRAEKLNATYDFSRESENIFSMSIPVF from the coding sequence ATGAAACAAATCGTATATTCGATTTTTATCATTTTTTTAATCTTAACAATCCGGTGTTCCCCCGCGATTTCTTCGAAAGAAAGACCGAAAGCGCAAAAAGGAACCATCGATCTCCGAAATTTCAACTTAAACGAGGAAAATACCACTCTCGACGGAGATTGGGAATTCTATTGGAACGAGTTGCCGCAATCCAACCGATCGCTAAGCTCGAATCCTCTCTACGAACGGGTACCAGGGATTTGGAGGGATTATGATCCGAGTTACACCTGGAAAGGTTATGCGACATACCGTTTGCACGTGTTATGCGATTGGAATCGCCCGAATTTAAAGATCAGAATTCCGCGACTCCCCGGAGTTTACGACGTCTACTTCGACGATCACAAAGTGTATTCAAACGGACTTACGGGAACGGATGCAATCGATACCGTCTTCTTAGCACATCCATTGATTACAAACGTAGTAGTCCCTTCGGGCGATTTCTGGATTACCGTCGTCGTCTCTAATTTTAAGGGAAATCATCTGAAAGGCGGGATCAGGAATTCTTTTCGAATCGGAAACGGAAACTCCATCGATCTTGAAGAAAGAAAAGAAGAATGGATGGAGATCATTCTTATCAGCGTTATTTGCGCCTTCGGAATCTATCATATCGTATTTTTTTTCGCGTATAGGAAGGATCCAGTCCCGTTGCACTTCGCGGCGTTTTGTTTTTTGGTTTCTCTCTATACATTCATCACTTCCGGAATTCAATATATGGCCCTGCCGAGCCTCTCTCTCGATCTAAGAATTCGAATCGAATTTTTTTGCGAAGTGACTTTCTTTCCGACAGTTTATCTCATCCTTCGAAGAATGTTTCCCTTAGAATTCGAAACGAAATGGATTCGATTCGCAATCGCGAGCACGCTCCTCTTCTCGATCGGAATTCTAACCCTGGATGAGAACAATCTAGTTCGTTTGTATTCCGTCTTTCTCTACGCGCCTCCTATCTACGCCGTCTTCATTCTCGTTCCCACGATCGCCGCATTTCGAAATAAGGAACCGAGAGCCAAAACGATCTTGATCACCGGACTTGTTCTCGTTTTTACGATGATAAACGACGTGCTATACGGTTTATTCGAGGTTTACGTTTTGTTTCCTTACAGTTTTCCGCTCGGACTTGTCGCATTCGTTGCGCTCAATTCCTATATTATCTCCTCGAGGTTCACGGAGGATTTAGAGAAGGCGAAAGAATTCGCACAACTTCAGATCAAATACAACGAACAACTCAAACTCCAAGCGGAAGAAAGAACAAGAATCGCCTCGGACATTCACGATACGATCGGCTCCGAACTCACCGCTATTCTGTTCGAATTGGAATCCAAAAACAAGGAAGATTCCACACTTAAAAAGTTGAAGACCGAAATGACACAACTGATCTCGAACGTAAGAGATATCGTTTTCCTGATGCACCATACCGGAACTCACACAGAACTCGTAGAAGACGTCATGACTCGTTACGCGGAAAGAATCCAAGGCACCGGTTCAATCCAAGTAAAGACGGAAATCAAAGAAGTTTCGGACGTTCTTCGATTGGATCAGTGTCTTCATGTTCAGAAAATTTTTCTCGAACTCATGTCCAATATTCTCAGACATTCGGAAGCAAAGAACATTCAGATTTTGTGGAATAAGGATGGAAAACGTCTACGCTTAAGAATCGTCGACGACGGGAAGAAGTTCGAAACAAAGTCCGACGAAATGACGGGAATAGGATTGAACAACATCCAAATGCGCGCGGAAAAACTCAATGCGACCTACGATTTTTCCAGAGAATCGGAAAACATCTTCTCTATGAGCATTCCTGTTTTTTAA
- a CDS encoding response regulator, with translation MAKESLTTHSVSIVEDNLHTALNLQELLSKSSDLKFVKHYSTAQDAISFLPDEAPDIVILDIGLPGKNGLECLKELKDKTPNTKYVIFTVFEDEDKIVEAIRGGASGYLLKDTSPELFLAELRVIVLGGAPLTPRIADKIIREFTKKEETKNPPIANTLGLTERELQILNFVALGMTFPDIADELDISSHTVSRHIEKIYKKMEVHSRSEAIIRGRRMGIIRDVPGYP, from the coding sequence ATGGCCAAAGAATCGCTGACTACCCATTCGGTTTCGATCGTCGAAGACAACCTTCACACGGCCCTCAATCTTCAAGAATTACTTTCCAAATCAAGCGATCTCAAATTCGTTAAACACTATTCGACCGCGCAAGACGCGATCTCCTTTCTTCCCGACGAGGCTCCCGATATCGTCATTCTCGACATCGGACTTCCCGGAAAAAACGGATTGGAATGTCTGAAAGAACTCAAGGATAAGACGCCTAACACAAAATATGTGATTTTTACGGTTTTTGAAGACGAAGATAAAATCGTAGAAGCCATTCGAGGAGGAGCTTCCGGATATCTTTTAAAGGATACGTCTCCGGAATTGTTTCTCGCAGAACTCAGAGTGATCGTTTTAGGAGGCGCGCCCTTAACTCCGAGAATTGCCGATAAAATCATCCGTGAGTTCACAAAAAAAGAGGAAACGAAAAATCCGCCGATTGCAAATACCCTCGGTTTGACAGAAAGGGAACTTCAGATCTTGAATTTTGTCGCACTCGGGATGACCTTTCCCGATATCGCCGACGAGTTGGACATTTCCAGTCATACGGTCAGTAGACATATAGAAAAGATCTATAAAAAGATGGAAGTCCATTCCAGATCCGAAGCGATCATTCGCGGAAGAAGAATGGGAATCATCCGAGACGTCCCCGGTTATCCTTGA
- a CDS encoding LIC12806 family lipoprotein: MLNEMKMNTTFSFFRNTFRSTFFLSVFIVFVDCGLKPVPPPEGKFCDTWHKPVECVELDFRKGVADLGHGAIPLEMKSVVVYRITDENKQSILIEVLHEHRVRITFPQEEPRLYLKIKDKEDRKRRWEKAKEEWNEFFK; this comes from the coding sequence ATGTTAAACGAAATGAAAATGAACACCACTTTCTCTTTTTTTCGAAACACGTTTCGTTCGACGTTCTTTCTTTCCGTTTTTATTGTATTTGTCGACTGCGGTTTAAAACCGGTCCCACCGCCGGAAGGAAAGTTCTGCGATACATGGCACAAACCTGTCGAATGTGTGGAACTCGATTTTAGAAAGGGAGTCGCCGATCTAGGACATGGCGCAATCCCTTTAGAGATGAAAAGTGTCGTTGTCTACCGGATTACGGACGAAAACAAACAATCGATCCTGATCGAAGTCCTTCACGAACACAGGGTAAGAATTACCTTCCCCCAGGAGGAGCCGAGACTCTATTTAAAAATCAAAGACAAAGAAGATCGAAAACGTAGATGGGAAAAAGCAAAAGAAGAATGGAACGAGTTTTTTAAATAA
- a CDS encoding RsmD family RNA methyltransferase, translated as MKLLRVQTGKLKGKSIETPPAIAGNMNFTPAVIKKSVFDVLGSLVLKGRLIPEDSAFIDFFAGSGQMALEAVSRGFARVVLYELAWERSDSLRKLFDKIGGTKEIFRKDVFRFYDKLDIPEKSRVYFLDPPYSFWDKKNEKLKNLVEALLKEESTVVVFVQSPVSPGWSDFVTRKFGKNFLTYKVRGGDEIYFESESDGEVAETEESED; from the coding sequence ATGAAACTACTCAGAGTGCAAACCGGGAAGCTGAAGGGTAAGTCCATAGAAACGCCTCCCGCGATCGCCGGGAATATGAACTTCACTCCCGCGGTTATAAAAAAATCCGTCTTTGACGTGTTAGGTTCTCTCGTATTAAAGGGAAGGTTGATTCCGGAAGATTCCGCTTTTATCGATTTTTTTGCCGGCTCTGGACAGATGGCGCTCGAAGCCGTGAGCCGGGGATTTGCGAGAGTCGTTTTGTATGAACTCGCGTGGGAGAGGTCGGACAGTCTTCGAAAGTTATTCGATAAGATCGGTGGAACAAAGGAGATTTTTCGAAAAGACGTATTCCGTTTTTATGATAAACTCGATATTCCCGAAAAATCCAGAGTCTATTTTTTGGATCCTCCGTATTCTTTTTGGGACAAGAAGAATGAAAAATTGAAAAATCTCGTAGAAGCGCTTTTGAAGGAAGAATCCACCGTAGTCGTATTCGTTCAATCTCCGGTTTCACCGGGTTGGTCCGATTTTGTGACTCGCAAGTTTGGAAAAAATTTTTTGACTTATAAGGTTCGCGGAGGAGATGAGATCTATTTCGAATCGGAATCGGATGGAGAAGTTGCGGAGACGGAAGAATCGGAAGATTGA